One Trichosurus vulpecula isolate mTriVul1 chromosome 7, mTriVul1.pri, whole genome shotgun sequence genomic region harbors:
- the GLOD4 gene encoding glyoxalase domain-containing protein 4 isoform X2 encodes MAEAAAAAASRRALHFVFKVGNRFQTARFYRDLLGMKVLRHEEFEEGCKASCNGPYDGKWSKTMVGYGPEDNHFVAELTYNYGIGDYQLGNDFQGLTLVSSQAVTNAKKSEWPLREIAEGVFETEAPGGYKFYLKNHSQPPSDPVLKVTLAVSDLCTSLHYWSNLLGMTVYEKDEEQQRALLGYADNQCKLELQGIKGAVDHGTAFGRIAFSCPKKELPDIEALMKKENQKILTPLVSLDTPGKATVQVVILADPDGHEICFVGDEAFRELSKMDPNGSKLLDDAMAADKSDEWFAKKNIKKASG; translated from the exons AtggcggaggcggcggcggctgcggccTCACGGCGCGCGCTGCACTTCGTGTTCAAAGTGGGCAACCGCTTCCAGACAGCGCGCTTCTACCGGGACCTGCTGGGAATGAAG GTCCTGCGGCATGAGGAATTCGAGGAAGGCTGCAAGGCTTCCTGTAACGG GCCTTATGACGGGAAGTGGAGTAAAACCATGGTGGGCTATGGGCCCGAAGACAATCACTTTGTTGCAGAGCTGACCTACAATTATGGTATTGGTGACTACCAGCTCGGCAATGACTTCCAG GGCCTCACTCTGGTCTCCAGCCAGGCTGTTACTAACGCCAAGAAGTCTGAGTGGCCGCTCCGTGAGATTGCTGAGGGAGTTTTTGAAACCGAAGCCCCAGGAGGATATAAGTTCTATTTAAAGAACCACAGCCAGCCTCCATCAG ACCCAGTGCTGAAAGTGACTTTGGCTGTGTCTGACCTGTGCACATCCCTCCACTACTGGTCAAACCTGCTGGGGATGACAGTTTATGAGAAGGATGAAGAGCAGCAAAGGGCCCTGCTGGGCTATGCGGATAACCAG TGCAAGCTGGAGCTGCAGGGCATCAAGGGAGCAGTGGATCATGGGACAGCCTTTGGGAGGATTGCTTTCTCCTGCCCGAAGAAAGAG CTACCAGACATAGAAGCATTGATGaaaaaggagaaccagaagaTTCTGACCCCCCTGGTTAGTCTGGACACACCGGGGAAAGCAACAGTCCAAGTGGTTATTCTGGCCGACCCA GATGGACATGAAATTTGTTTCGTGGGAGATGAAGCATTTCGAGAACTTTCCAAGATGGATCCAAATGGGAGCAAATTGTTGGATGAT GCAATGGCAGCAGATAAAAGTGATGAATGGTTcgctaaaaaaaatataaagaaggcTTCTGGGTAA
- the MRM3 gene encoding rRNA methyltransferase 3, mitochondrial, whose protein sequence is MTHTPAPGRFRDVSAKMAALALSRGAWFPALLLAAGPVWGGGARRWVRALRRSPVKVLSPGQGPGGKAPKPQPQLPPKRRERASPGPGRAPKPEPQASPGAWEETGLRYERAQPGDRRLSKVMTIVKSRTFRDKQGKILLEGRRLIADALKAGAVPQTVFFSRLEYVKELPVEKLKGVSLIKVKFDDIKEWSDLVTPQGIIGIFAKPDHVKMKYPETQLQHSLPLLLICDNLRDPGNLGTILRSAAGAGCCKVLLTKGCVDAWEPKVLRAGMGAHFQVPIISNLEWEAVPNYLPSDTRVHVADNCGLQGHAQRSGEASDQGWVCDRRFQKHRKYEEVEDLEEEAELASSWIPELEVQSYDTAWTDAPAAVVIGGETHGVSLESLQLAESTGGRRLLIPIVPGVDSLNSAMAASILLFEGRRQLRLLQEERAHIREAGVPWQESPGLG, encoded by the exons ATGACGCACACCCCGGCGCCGGGGCGCTTCCGTGACGTCAGCGCGAAGATGGCGGCCCTGGCGCTGTCCCGCGGCGCGTGGTTCCCCGCGTTGCTGCTCGCTGCGGGGCCGGTCTGGGGAGGGGGCGCGCGGCGCTGGGTGCGGGCCCTGAGGCGGAGCCCCGTGAAGGTGCTGAGCCCCGGCCAGGGGCCGGGGGGGAAGGCGCCGAAACCGCAGCCGCAGCTGCCGCCGAAGCGACGGGAGAGGGCGAGCCCAGGCCCGGGCCGGGCCCCGAAGCCGGAGCCGCAGGCGAGCCCCGGTGCGTGGGAGGAGACGGGGCTGCGCTACGAGCGGGCCCAGCCCGGGGACCGGAGGCTGAG CAAAGTAATGACAATCGTCAAGTCCAGGACCTTCCGGGATAAGCAGGGGAAAATCTTGCTGGAGGGCCGGAGGCTGATCGCTGATGCCCTGAAAGCCGGTGCGGTGCCCCAGACAGTCTTCTTTAGTCGGCTAGAGTATGTGAAGGAGCTCCCTGTGGAAAAGCTGAAAGGCGTCAGCCTCATCAAGGTGAAGTTTGATGATATCAAGGAGTGGTCTGACCTCGTGACTCCACAAGGAATAATAG GGATTTTTGCCAAACCTGACCACGTTAAGATGAAGTATCCAGAGACCCAACTTCAACATTCACTGCCCTTGTTGCTGATCTGTGACAATCTCCGCGATCCTGGAAACCTGGGCACCATCCTGCGATCTGCCGCTGGGGCCGGCTGCTGTAAGGTGCTGCTCACCAAAG gtTGTGTGGATGCTTGGGAGCCCAAAGTGCTCCGGGCTGGCATGGGGGCTCACTTCCAGGTGCCCATCATCAGCAACCTAGAGTGGGAGGCTGTACCCAACTACTTACCCTCAGACACCAGAGTCCACGTGGCCGACAACTGTGGCCTGCAGGGCCACGCCCAGAGGTCTGGTGAAGCCAGTGACCAGGGCTGGGTTTGTGACCGGCGTTTTCAGAAACATCGAAAGTATGAGGAGGTGGAGGATCTGGAGGAGGAAGCGGAGCTGGCCAGCAGCTGGATCCCGGAACTTGAGGTCCAGAGTTATGACACCGCTTGGACAGATGCTCCAGCAGCTGTGGTGATAGGGGGAGAGACGCACGGGGTCAGCTTGGAGTCCCTCCAGTTGGCCGAAAGCACTGGAGGGAGGAGGCTGCTGATCCCCATCGTGCCGGGAGTGGACAGTCTGAACTCTGCCATGGCTGCCAGCATCCTGCTCTTTGAAGGGAGGAGGCAGCTGCGCCTCCTCCAGGAAGAGCGAGCCCATATCAGGGAGGCAGGTGTCCCCTGGCAGGAGTCGCCAGGGCTGGGGTGA
- the GLOD4 gene encoding glyoxalase domain-containing protein 4 isoform X1 codes for MAEAAAAAASRRALHFVFKVGNRFQTARFYRDLLGMKVLRHEEFEEGCKASCNGPYDGKWSKTMVGYGPEDNHFVAELTYNYGIGDYQLGNDFQGLTLVSSQAVTNAKKSEWPLREIAEGVFETEAPGGYKFYLKNHSQPPSDPVLKVTLAVSDLCTSLHYWSNLLGMTVYEKDEEQQRALLGYADNQCKLELQGIKGAVDHGTAFGRIAFSCPKKELPDIEALMKKENQKILTPLVSLDTPGKATVQVVILADPDGHEICFVGDEAFRELSKMDPNGSKLLDDAMAADKSDEWFAKKNIKKASGKLYV; via the exons AtggcggaggcggcggcggctgcggccTCACGGCGCGCGCTGCACTTCGTGTTCAAAGTGGGCAACCGCTTCCAGACAGCGCGCTTCTACCGGGACCTGCTGGGAATGAAG GTCCTGCGGCATGAGGAATTCGAGGAAGGCTGCAAGGCTTCCTGTAACGG GCCTTATGACGGGAAGTGGAGTAAAACCATGGTGGGCTATGGGCCCGAAGACAATCACTTTGTTGCAGAGCTGACCTACAATTATGGTATTGGTGACTACCAGCTCGGCAATGACTTCCAG GGCCTCACTCTGGTCTCCAGCCAGGCTGTTACTAACGCCAAGAAGTCTGAGTGGCCGCTCCGTGAGATTGCTGAGGGAGTTTTTGAAACCGAAGCCCCAGGAGGATATAAGTTCTATTTAAAGAACCACAGCCAGCCTCCATCAG ACCCAGTGCTGAAAGTGACTTTGGCTGTGTCTGACCTGTGCACATCCCTCCACTACTGGTCAAACCTGCTGGGGATGACAGTTTATGAGAAGGATGAAGAGCAGCAAAGGGCCCTGCTGGGCTATGCGGATAACCAG TGCAAGCTGGAGCTGCAGGGCATCAAGGGAGCAGTGGATCATGGGACAGCCTTTGGGAGGATTGCTTTCTCCTGCCCGAAGAAAGAG CTACCAGACATAGAAGCATTGATGaaaaaggagaaccagaagaTTCTGACCCCCCTGGTTAGTCTGGACACACCGGGGAAAGCAACAGTCCAAGTGGTTATTCTGGCCGACCCA GATGGACATGAAATTTGTTTCGTGGGAGATGAAGCATTTCGAGAACTTTCCAAGATGGATCCAAATGGGAGCAAATTGTTGGATGAT GCAATGGCAGCAGATAAAAGTGATGAATGGTTcgctaaaaaaaatataaagaaggcTTCTGG GAAGTTGTACGTGTGA